A single region of the Nocardioides sp. W7 genome encodes:
- a CDS encoding ElyC/SanA/YdcF family protein — translation MTRRGWRRRLFVGAGVLALLILALVGTANAVVIVRTGDRVADAPADLPHAQVAIVPGSLVRPDGTLGRIVQARVDAAVALHEAGTVDKILLSGDNGTHEYNEPDTMRAAVLAAGVPPEDVFTDYAGFNTWYTMRRARVVFEVESAVVVTQEFHVARAVDLGRAAGLDVHGLAVDDGGRLRVRARELLARVRGLGEATVRPDVTGGPVLPITGDGRTSWAEPARDVVPPGR, via the coding sequence GTGACCCGGCGCGGGTGGCGCCGCCGCCTGTTCGTCGGCGCCGGAGTGCTCGCGCTCCTGATCCTCGCCCTCGTCGGGACGGCGAACGCCGTCGTGATCGTGCGCACCGGCGACCGGGTGGCCGACGCCCCCGCCGACCTGCCCCACGCCCAGGTCGCGATCGTGCCGGGCTCGCTGGTCCGACCCGACGGCACGCTCGGGCGGATCGTGCAGGCCCGCGTCGACGCGGCGGTCGCGCTCCACGAGGCGGGCACCGTGGACAAGATCCTGCTCTCGGGCGACAACGGCACGCACGAGTACAACGAGCCCGACACCATGCGGGCCGCGGTGCTCGCCGCCGGAGTGCCGCCCGAGGACGTGTTCACCGACTACGCCGGCTTCAACACCTGGTACACGATGCGCCGGGCCCGTGTCGTCTTCGAGGTGGAGTCGGCCGTCGTGGTCACCCAGGAGTTCCACGTCGCCCGCGCGGTCGACCTCGGCCGGGCCGCGGGTCTCGACGTCCACGGCCTGGCGGTCGACGACGGTGGACGGCTCCGCGTCCGCGCCCGGGAGCTGCTGGCCCGGGTACGCGGCCTCGGCGAGGCGACCGTCCGGCCGGACGTCACCGGGGGGCCGGTGCTGCCGATCACCGGTGACGGCCGGACCTCGTGGGCCGAGCCCGCGCGGGACGTCGTACCGCCCGGTCGCTAG
- a CDS encoding VOC family protein, producing the protein MPTPNLFLVYVTDVERATAFYRDLFEMEPVMTTPRYVPFEVAPGLLFALWGGRPDQVTPGAPRTSEVGLMVPGSADAVDALFDSWLTRDVSVVEEPHDEVFGRTFVVADPDGNLIRVSPLD; encoded by the coding sequence ATGCCCACGCCCAACCTCTTCCTCGTCTACGTCACCGACGTCGAGCGAGCGACCGCCTTCTACCGCGACCTGTTCGAGATGGAACCGGTGATGACCACCCCGCGCTACGTGCCGTTCGAGGTGGCCCCGGGTCTCCTGTTCGCCCTGTGGGGCGGCCGCCCCGACCAGGTGACCCCCGGCGCGCCCCGGACCTCCGAGGTCGGGCTGATGGTGCCCGGTTCGGCCGACGCCGTCGACGCGCTCTTCGACAGCTGGCTGACGCGCGACGTGAGCGTCGTGGAGGAGCCGCACGACGAGGTGTTCGGTCGGACCTTCGTGGTCGCCGACCCCGATGGGAACCTCATCCGGGTCTCCCCGCTGGACTGA
- a CDS encoding helix-turn-helix domain-containing protein, whose product MPTAPPALAWSTANCTLGRSLAVLGERWTLVVLREVFNGVRRFDDIRRHSGIPRQVLSNRLALLVDQEILRRAPYRDDGARERHEYRLTPKGFDLYPVLVAIADWGDRYLADPGGPPVEFAHLDCGGVVRAELVCEHGHRVGDPRTVAPRPGSGALPVS is encoded by the coding sequence ATGCCCACCGCCCCGCCCGCCCTCGCCTGGTCGACCGCGAACTGCACCCTCGGCCGGTCGTTGGCCGTGCTCGGCGAGCGGTGGACGCTCGTGGTGCTGCGCGAGGTCTTCAACGGGGTACGCCGCTTCGACGACATCCGCCGGCACAGCGGCATCCCCCGGCAGGTGCTGAGCAACCGGCTGGCCCTCCTGGTCGACCAGGAGATCCTGCGGCGGGCGCCGTACCGCGACGACGGGGCGCGCGAGCGCCACGAGTACCGACTGACCCCGAAGGGCTTCGACCTCTACCCGGTGCTGGTGGCGATCGCCGACTGGGGCGACCGCTACCTCGCCGACCCCGGCGGGCCGCCCGTCGAGTTCGCCCACCTCGACTGCGGCGGGGTGGTGCGCGCCGAGCTCGTGTGCGAGCACGGCCACCGGGTCGGCGACCCGCGCACCGTCGCCCCGCGCCCGGGGTCGGGGGCGCTGCCGGTGTCCTGA
- a CDS encoding MFS transporter, with product MSTDHAPSGQSPSGQTRPDHALPRSVRIGYGSGSVATGAFGTVPGLMLLPYLTDEVGIAAIAAGFIVFLPKAWDVVLNPIAGRISDRTVDPRGPRRPWLLRAGISLAVCFALLFAAPDMATALEAAWVLVMFLACASAYAFFQVPYVSMPAEMTPSYDERTRLMTWRVAILASTILLAGATAPLIRDAAGGRDGYRLMGLAMAVVILVGVVAAYRGTRHAPLGTVQPGAGTLRDQLRVVAGARDFRLLLTTFVIQALAVGCILAGVDYLAEDVLDSKGAVTVLFACFVAPALLLTPIWSAIGQRVGKKKGFVAASLFLAAGSLLSVLADAAPMGVLFVAVALSGVGYAGCQVFPMAMMPDAAAVDTRRTGSNRVGVYTGVWTAGETFGLALGPAVFALVLQLGGYRSGSDVVQPDSAVTAIVLGFALLPAVLILLSLWWLVRYSLEADEVEGETVPA from the coding sequence GTGTCCACCGACCACGCCCCGTCCGGTCAGAGCCCGTCCGGTCAGACCCGGCCCGATCACGCCCTGCCCCGGAGCGTCCGGATCGGCTACGGGTCGGGCTCGGTGGCGACCGGTGCCTTCGGCACCGTCCCGGGCCTGATGCTGCTGCCGTACCTCACCGACGAGGTCGGGATCGCCGCGATCGCCGCCGGCTTCATCGTGTTCCTCCCGAAGGCCTGGGACGTCGTGCTCAATCCGATCGCCGGCCGGATCAGCGACCGCACCGTCGACCCGCGCGGTCCGCGGCGGCCCTGGCTGCTGCGGGCCGGCATCTCGCTCGCGGTCTGCTTCGCCCTGCTCTTCGCCGCGCCCGACATGGCCACCGCGCTGGAGGCCGCCTGGGTGCTGGTGATGTTCCTGGCCTGCGCATCGGCGTACGCCTTCTTCCAGGTCCCGTACGTCTCGATGCCCGCCGAGATGACCCCGTCGTACGACGAGCGCACCCGGCTGATGACCTGGCGGGTCGCGATCCTCGCGTCCACGATCCTGCTCGCGGGCGCCACCGCCCCGCTGATCCGGGACGCGGCCGGCGGCCGGGACGGCTACCGGCTGATGGGCCTCGCGATGGCCGTGGTGATCCTGGTCGGCGTCGTGGCGGCGTACCGCGGCACCCGTCATGCGCCGCTCGGGACCGTGCAGCCGGGCGCGGGCACGCTGCGCGACCAGCTGCGGGTCGTGGCCGGCGCCCGGGACTTCCGGCTGCTGCTGACGACCTTCGTGATCCAGGCGCTCGCGGTCGGCTGCATCCTCGCCGGCGTCGACTACCTCGCCGAGGACGTGCTCGACAGCAAGGGCGCGGTGACGGTGCTGTTCGCGTGCTTCGTCGCCCCCGCCCTGCTGCTGACCCCGATCTGGTCGGCGATCGGCCAGCGGGTCGGCAAGAAGAAGGGGTTCGTCGCCGCGTCGCTCTTCCTCGCCGCCGGGTCCCTGCTCTCGGTGCTCGCCGACGCCGCGCCGATGGGCGTGCTGTTCGTCGCGGTGGCGCTCAGCGGCGTCGGGTACGCCGGCTGCCAGGTCTTCCCGATGGCGATGATGCCGGATGCCGCGGCGGTCGACACCCGGCGCACGGGCAGCAACCGGGTCGGCGTCTACACCGGCGTCTGGACCGCCGGGGAGACGTTCGGCCTCGCGCTCGGACCGGCCGTCTTCGCCCTGGTGCTGCAGCTGGGCGGCTACCGGTCCGGCTCCGACGTCGTGCAGCCCGACTCCGCTGTCACGGCCATCGTGCTCGGCTTCGCGCTGCTGCCCGCCGTCCTGATCCTGCTCAGCCTCTGGTGGCTCGTGCGCTACTCGCTGGAGGCCGACGAGGTCGAGGGTGAGACGGTGCCGGCATGA
- a CDS encoding PaaI family thioesterase encodes MTETQTPDVATMTGLELLIAMRDGLLPAAPLAETLGFVDLVVEPGSVSVSLDPEHRHYNPLGTVHGGVLSSLLDTVAGCSVHTTLGAGEGYTSLDLSVKFLRPASVKSGRLRAVGKVLQRGRRTALAEAQLFNSDGKLIAHATSSCMIFA; translated from the coding sequence ATGACGGAGACCCAGACCCCCGACGTCGCCACGATGACCGGACTCGAGCTGTTGATCGCGATGCGCGACGGGCTGCTCCCCGCCGCCCCGCTCGCGGAGACGCTCGGCTTCGTCGACCTCGTCGTCGAGCCCGGGTCGGTCTCGGTCAGCCTCGACCCCGAACACCGGCACTACAACCCGCTCGGCACGGTGCACGGCGGCGTGCTGTCGTCGTTGCTCGACACTGTCGCGGGCTGCTCGGTGCACACCACCCTGGGCGCGGGCGAGGGCTACACCTCGCTCGACCTGAGCGTGAAGTTCCTGCGCCCGGCGTCGGTGAAGTCCGGGCGACTCCGGGCGGTCGGCAAGGTGCTCCAGCGCGGCCGCCGTACCGCCCTCGCCGAGGCGCAGCTCTTCAACTCCGACGGCAAGCTGATCGCCCATGCCACGTCGAGCTGCATGATCTTCGCCTGA
- a CDS encoding uracil-DNA glycosylase: MSALAGLVDKGLMAPDWAAALAPVDDQVAAMGRFLREEIAAHRPYLPTGDNVFRAFRRPLADVRVLIVGQDPYPTPGHPIGLSFAVEAHVRPIPRSLANIYTELGDDLNLEMPAHGDLTAWADAGVMLLNRVLTVQPGASASHRGKGWEQVTQRAIEALVERGGPLVALLWGRDAQSLKPMLGSTPYVESVHPSPLSASRGFFGSRPFSRVNALLVEQGGTPVDWRVPA, from the coding sequence GTGAGCGCACTCGCCGGACTCGTCGACAAGGGCCTGATGGCACCGGACTGGGCCGCGGCCCTGGCTCCGGTGGACGACCAGGTCGCCGCCATGGGCCGCTTCCTGCGCGAGGAGATCGCCGCCCACCGGCCGTACCTGCCGACCGGAGACAACGTCTTCCGCGCCTTCCGGCGACCGCTCGCCGACGTACGCGTCCTGATCGTGGGACAGGACCCCTACCCGACGCCCGGGCACCCGATCGGGCTCAGCTTCGCCGTCGAGGCGCACGTGCGACCGATCCCGCGCAGCCTCGCGAACATCTACACCGAGCTCGGCGACGACCTCAACCTCGAGATGCCCGCCCACGGCGACCTGACCGCCTGGGCCGACGCCGGCGTGATGCTGCTCAACCGGGTCCTCACCGTGCAGCCCGGCGCCTCCGCGTCGCACCGCGGGAAGGGCTGGGAGCAGGTCACCCAGCGCGCGATCGAGGCGCTGGTCGAGCGCGGTGGCCCGCTCGTGGCGCTCCTGTGGGGCCGCGACGCCCAGAGCCTCAAGCCGATGCTCGGCAGCACGCCGTACGTCGAGTCCGTGCACCCCTCGCCGCTCTCGGCCAGTCGGGGGTTCTTCGGCTCGCGCCCGTTCAGCCGGGTCAACGCCCTCCTCGTCGAGCAGGGCGGCACCCCGGTCGACTGGCGGGTGCCGGCGTGA
- a CDS encoding aminotransferase class V-fold PLP-dependent enzyme — protein sequence MSDVMARLRELQSADLPVHGGRTLAYVYDSGLAEVDRVGREAVAAYAGSNGLDPTAFPSLLQMENDVVGFAADLLDAPATAVGTVSSGGTESVLLAVQSARDSRPSVVRPNIVVPSTVHAAFHKAAHYFGVELRMVPVGADFRADPAAMAAATDDSTVLVVASAPSYAHGVVDPVGAVAALALERGIRCHVDACIGGWVLPYAARLGRDVAPWTFAVEGVTSISVDLHKYGYAPKGTSVLLHRTPGHRRPQFFASADWPGYTMLNSTMQSTKSGGPLAGAWAVLQTLGDDGYLRLSRDVFEAVDRIVAGITAPLRVVVPPDSTLVALATDDSCDPFTICDEMAARGWYVQPQMSYAGQPATVHLSVSAATLPAVGEFLAALSQAVAAAVAAGPVAVDPEVAAFIESLDPAALTDDDFDGLLAASGLVGSSGSAAGDGLALPERMAEVNAMLDLASPAMREALLVAFLDRLSRPVRGAAGGPAGGPTPL from the coding sequence ATGAGCGACGTCATGGCCCGCCTGCGCGAGCTGCAGTCCGCCGATCTGCCGGTGCACGGCGGCCGCACGCTGGCCTACGTCTACGACTCCGGCCTCGCCGAGGTCGACCGGGTCGGCCGCGAGGCGGTGGCGGCGTACGCCGGCTCCAACGGCCTCGACCCGACCGCGTTCCCGAGCCTGCTGCAGATGGAGAACGACGTGGTCGGGTTCGCCGCCGACCTCCTCGACGCGCCCGCGACCGCGGTCGGCACGGTCAGCTCCGGCGGCACCGAGTCGGTGCTGCTGGCCGTGCAGTCCGCGCGCGACAGCCGGCCCTCCGTGGTCCGACCCAACATCGTGGTGCCGTCGACCGTGCACGCGGCCTTCCACAAGGCCGCGCACTACTTCGGCGTCGAGCTCCGGATGGTGCCGGTCGGCGCCGACTTCCGCGCCGACCCGGCCGCGATGGCCGCTGCGACCGACGACAGCACCGTGCTGGTGGTGGCCAGCGCGCCGTCGTACGCCCACGGGGTCGTCGACCCGGTCGGTGCGGTCGCAGCTCTCGCTCTGGAGCGCGGGATCCGTTGCCACGTCGACGCGTGCATCGGCGGCTGGGTGCTGCCGTACGCCGCCCGCCTCGGCCGCGACGTCGCGCCGTGGACCTTCGCGGTCGAGGGGGTCACCTCGATCTCGGTCGACCTGCACAAGTACGGCTACGCCCCCAAGGGCACCTCGGTGCTGCTGCACCGCACGCCAGGGCACCGGCGCCCGCAGTTCTTCGCCTCGGCGGACTGGCCCGGCTACACGATGCTCAACTCCACGATGCAGTCCACCAAGTCCGGCGGCCCGCTCGCCGGCGCCTGGGCGGTGCTGCAGACCCTGGGCGACGACGGCTACCTGCGGCTCTCGCGCGACGTGTTCGAGGCGGTCGACCGCATCGTCGCGGGGATCACCGCGCCCCTGCGGGTCGTCGTACCTCCCGACTCGACGCTGGTCGCCCTGGCCACCGACGACTCCTGCGACCCGTTCACGATCTGCGACGAGATGGCGGCGCGCGGCTGGTACGTCCAGCCCCAGATGTCGTACGCCGGCCAGCCGGCCACCGTGCACCTCTCCGTCAGCGCGGCGACCCTGCCTGCGGTCGGTGAGTTCCTCGCCGCGTTGTCGCAGGCCGTCGCCGCGGCGGTCGCCGCCGGTCCGGTCGCCGTCGACCCCGAGGTCGCGGCGTTCATCGAGTCCCTCGACCCGGCGGCGCTCACCGACGACGACTTCGACGGCCTGCTGGCGGCGTCCGGGCTGGTGGGCTCGTCCGGCTCGGCCGCGGGCGACGGGCTCGCGCTGCCCGAGCGGATGGCCGAGGTCAACGCGATGCTCGACCTCGCCTCGCCCGCGATGCGCGAAGCGCTGCTGGTGGCCTTCCTGGACCGCCTCTCTCGGCCGGTGCGCGGCGCCGCGGGCGGGCCGGCGGGCGGACCGACGCCGCTGTAA
- a CDS encoding GMC family oxidoreductase N-terminal domain-containing protein — MAKTPYRNEADYVVVGSGSSGAAIAGRLAESGASVIVLEAGKSDEQFLVKKPGMIGPMHSVPQIKQRVDWGYYSTPQKHILDRKMPVPRGKVVGGSSSVNGMVYVRGNRANFDSWAAEGNTGWDADSVNAAYKRMEDFEDGENAFRGAGGPIRVTRNKAPQEGTLQFIQATADTLGVKVLDDYNGESQEGIGRMQQNAAQGLRYSASRGYIHHLAPPTLQLQSEVLVRKVVVENGRATGVEVTDKNGSQRTVRAGKEVILSAGFVGSAQLLMLSGIGHAQHLRDHGIAVVADLPVGDNLHDHMFHAMTFHTTSSKMRGNAFFFGKGIVKEALRPGTTFLANSVFESVGFVRTSQATDVPDLQLHLLPWAYVSPNQDEAIRHDVDQRPALTVLTTLIYPRSRGTLRLASADPTAAPLIDPQYLADPADLELLGEGSEMVREIMGGAAFGGAVKEELHPGANLTGQALRDAILNRATSVYHGVGTCRMGVDELAVVSPDLKVRGVEGLRVCDASIMPSITGGNTNAPAIMIGERGADLVLGRG, encoded by the coding sequence ATGGCCAAGACCCCCTACCGCAACGAGGCCGACTACGTCGTCGTGGGATCCGGGAGCTCCGGCGCCGCGATCGCCGGCCGCCTGGCCGAGTCCGGGGCGAGCGTGATCGTCCTCGAGGCAGGCAAGAGCGACGAGCAGTTCCTGGTGAAGAAGCCCGGGATGATCGGGCCGATGCACTCGGTCCCGCAGATCAAGCAGCGGGTCGACTGGGGCTACTACTCCACCCCGCAGAAGCACATCCTCGACCGCAAGATGCCGGTCCCGCGGGGCAAGGTCGTCGGCGGCTCGAGCTCGGTCAACGGCATGGTCTACGTGCGCGGCAACCGGGCCAACTTCGACTCCTGGGCCGCCGAGGGCAACACCGGCTGGGACGCCGACTCGGTGAACGCGGCGTACAAGCGGATGGAGGACTTCGAGGACGGCGAGAACGCCTTCCGCGGTGCCGGCGGCCCGATCCGGGTCACCCGCAACAAGGCTCCGCAGGAGGGCACCCTCCAGTTCATCCAGGCCACCGCCGACACCCTCGGGGTCAAGGTCCTCGACGACTACAACGGGGAGTCGCAGGAGGGCATCGGCCGGATGCAGCAGAACGCCGCGCAGGGGCTGCGCTACAGCGCCTCCCGCGGCTACATCCACCACCTCGCGCCGCCCACCCTGCAGCTGCAGTCGGAGGTGCTGGTCCGCAAGGTCGTCGTCGAGAACGGCCGCGCGACCGGCGTCGAGGTGACCGACAAGAACGGCTCGCAGCGCACCGTACGCGCCGGCAAGGAGGTCATCCTCTCCGCCGGCTTCGTCGGGTCCGCCCAGCTCCTGATGCTCTCGGGCATCGGTCACGCGCAGCACCTGAGGGACCATGGCATCGCGGTCGTCGCGGACCTGCCGGTCGGGGACAACCTGCACGACCACATGTTCCACGCGATGACCTTCCACACGACCTCCTCGAAGATGCGCGGCAACGCCTTCTTCTTCGGCAAGGGCATCGTGAAGGAGGCGCTGCGACCCGGTACGACGTTCCTCGCGAACTCGGTGTTCGAGTCGGTCGGGTTCGTGCGCACCTCGCAGGCCACCGACGTACCCGACCTGCAGCTGCACCTGTTGCCGTGGGCCTACGTCTCGCCCAACCAGGACGAGGCGATCCGCCACGACGTCGACCAGCGGCCCGCGCTGACGGTGCTCACGACCCTGATCTACCCGCGCAGCCGCGGCACCCTGCGGCTGGCCTCGGCGGACCCGACGGCGGCACCGCTGATCGATCCCCAGTACCTCGCCGACCCGGCCGACCTCGAGCTTCTCGGCGAGGGGTCGGAGATGGTCCGCGAGATCATGGGCGGCGCGGCCTTCGGCGGCGCGGTCAAGGAGGAGCTGCACCCCGGCGCCAACCTGACGGGCCAGGCGCTGCGCGACGCGATCCTCAACCGGGCGACCTCGGTCTACCACGGGGTCGGCACCTGTCGGATGGGTGTCGACGAGCTCGCCGTCGTCTCGCCCGACCTGAAGGTCCGGGGCGTCGAGGGCCTGCGGGTCTGCGACGCCTCGATCATGCCGTCGATCACCGGCGGCAACACCAACGCGCCGGCCATCATGATCGGCGAACGCGGCGCCGACCTGGTGCTGGGACGGGGCTGA
- a CDS encoding succinic semialdehyde dehydrogenase: MTLTPQRIARPASVTDAFLQRLVARIPSTGGGTWRLTEVYTGELLVELPQSTPADIEGAFAAARAAQREWAAWPLAKRLKVFKKAHGLFIDNAQTTADLIQVESGKNRRMAIEETCDPPMVMSHYLKRAPKLLASVKRGGPVPFLTTSTEIRQPKGVVGVIAPWNFPFATGISDAISALMAGNAIVLKPDNKTALSPLYGISMLEEAGLPKGLFQVVCGEGPDVGPTLIDNANYVMFTGSTNTGRVIGERAGRNLIGCCLELGGKNPMIVLEDADLEETVQGAVFGVFGNTGQICMHIERIYLPESRYDEFKTRFVEAAESLRVGASYDFGPEMGSLVSPDHKDRVQAHVEDAIAKGATVVTGGKARPDLGPAFFEPTILEGVTKDMLCGVTETFGPVVALHRYRTVDEAVALANDTDYGLNASVWGGDVEAACAVARRIESGNVNVNDILATAFASKGTPSGGVKQSGVGARHGDYGLLKYTDVQNLAVLKKQVMGARPGQDYDAYVKSMLSGLKLMRKTGIR; encoded by the coding sequence ATGACTCTCACGCCGCAGCGGATCGCCCGCCCCGCGTCGGTCACCGACGCCTTCCTCCAGCGCCTGGTCGCCCGGATCCCGTCCACCGGCGGCGGCACCTGGAGGCTCACCGAGGTCTACACCGGCGAGCTGCTCGTCGAGCTGCCGCAGTCGACCCCCGCCGACATCGAGGGCGCCTTCGCCGCCGCCCGGGCCGCCCAGCGCGAGTGGGCCGCCTGGCCGCTCGCCAAGCGGCTGAAGGTCTTCAAGAAGGCGCACGGCCTGTTCATCGACAACGCCCAGACGACCGCCGACCTGATCCAGGTCGAGAGCGGGAAGAACCGGCGGATGGCGATCGAGGAGACCTGCGACCCGCCGATGGTGATGAGCCACTACCTCAAGCGCGCGCCGAAGCTGCTCGCGTCGGTGAAGCGCGGCGGGCCGGTGCCGTTCCTGACGACGTCGACCGAGATCCGCCAGCCCAAGGGCGTCGTCGGTGTCATCGCGCCGTGGAACTTCCCGTTCGCGACGGGCATCTCGGATGCGATCTCGGCGCTGATGGCCGGCAACGCGATCGTGCTCAAGCCCGACAACAAGACCGCCCTGTCGCCGCTGTACGGCATCTCGATGCTGGAGGAGGCGGGGCTGCCGAAGGGGTTGTTCCAGGTCGTCTGCGGCGAGGGACCCGACGTCGGGCCGACGCTGATCGACAACGCCAACTACGTCATGTTCACCGGCTCGACCAACACCGGCCGGGTGATCGGCGAGCGGGCCGGTCGCAACCTGATCGGCTGCTGCCTCGAGCTCGGCGGCAAGAACCCGATGATCGTGCTCGAGGACGCCGACCTGGAGGAGACCGTGCAGGGCGCGGTCTTCGGGGTGTTCGGCAACACCGGCCAGATCTGCATGCACATCGAGCGGATCTACCTGCCCGAGTCACGCTACGACGAGTTCAAGACCCGGTTCGTGGAGGCGGCGGAGTCGCTGCGCGTCGGTGCGTCGTACGACTTCGGGCCCGAGATGGGCTCGCTCGTATCGCCCGACCACAAGGACCGCGTGCAGGCGCACGTGGAGGACGCCATCGCCAAGGGCGCGACCGTGGTCACCGGCGGGAAGGCCCGCCCCGACCTCGGCCCGGCGTTCTTCGAGCCGACCATCCTCGAGGGCGTCACCAAGGACATGCTCTGCGGCGTCACCGAGACCTTCGGGCCGGTCGTCGCGCTGCACCGCTACCGCACCGTCGACGAGGCGGTCGCCCTCGCCAACGACACCGACTACGGCCTCAACGCCTCCGTGTGGGGTGGAGACGTGGAGGCCGCGTGTGCCGTCGCCCGGCGCATCGAGTCGGGCAACGTCAACGTCAACGACATCCTCGCGACTGCGTTCGCCTCCAAGGGGACGCCGTCGGGCGGGGTGAAGCAGTCGGGGGTCGGAGCGCGGCACGGCGACTACGGCCTGCTGAAGTACACCGACGTGCAGAACCTCGCGGTGCTGAAGAAGCAGGTGATGGGCGCGCGGCCCGGGCAGGACTACGACGCCTACGTGAAGTCGATGCTGTCCGGGCTGAAGCTGATGCGGAAGACCGGGATCCGCTGA
- a CDS encoding class III extradiol ring-cleavage dioxygenase → MTTVDVRMPGLYLGHGAPPLLDDPLWSAELASLAGDLPRPTAILIVSAHWESAPISLSANRAPLVYDFGGFHPKYYEMTYRTPDSTALAERIAALMPATEPVHQHATRGLDHGAWVPLKIMYPAADIPVVQMSLPTHDPERLLAIGARLRPLRDEGVLIIGSGFLTHGLRYLTDWSIDAQAPGWSRDFDSWAAEALARGDVDELANYRAKAPGMPYAHPTVEHYTPLFVTLGAASDAGTPGEQIIDGFWMGLSKRSLQVA, encoded by the coding sequence ATGACCACCGTCGACGTACGCATGCCGGGCCTCTACCTCGGACACGGTGCTCCCCCACTGCTGGACGACCCGCTGTGGTCGGCCGAGCTCGCCTCGCTGGCGGGCGACCTGCCGCGCCCGACCGCGATCCTGATCGTGAGCGCGCACTGGGAGTCGGCCCCGATCAGCCTGAGCGCCAACCGGGCGCCGCTGGTCTACGACTTCGGCGGCTTCCACCCGAAGTACTACGAGATGACCTACCGGACGCCGGACTCCACCGCCCTGGCCGAGCGGATCGCGGCGCTGATGCCGGCGACCGAGCCGGTCCACCAGCACGCCACCCGCGGGCTCGACCACGGCGCCTGGGTGCCGCTGAAGATCATGTACCCGGCGGCCGACATCCCGGTCGTGCAGATGTCCCTGCCCACCCACGACCCCGAGCGGCTGCTCGCGATCGGCGCCCGGCTGCGGCCGCTGCGCGACGAGGGCGTGCTGATCATCGGGTCGGGCTTCCTCACCCACGGGCTGCGCTACCTCACCGACTGGTCGATCGACGCCCAGGCCCCGGGCTGGTCACGCGACTTCGACTCGTGGGCCGCCGAGGCGCTGGCCCGCGGCGACGTCGACGAGCTCGCGAACTACCGCGCCAAGGCCCCCGGCATGCCCTACGCCCACCCGACGGTCGAGCACTACACGCCGCTGTTCGTCACCCTCGGCGCCGCCTCCGACGCCGGTACGCCCGGCGAGCAGATCATCGACGGGTTCTGGATGGGGCTGTCCAAGCGGTCGCTCCAGGTTGCCTGA
- a CDS encoding aldo/keto reductase codes for MLATKFGMDMRGANGADHGVRGARRYVRRAVEASLRRLKTDRIDLYQLHRPDDVTPIEETLSVLTDLVHEGKIGYLGCSNFAGWQVADADWTARSGGLERFVSVQNRYSLLDRSIEAEVVPACETYDLGVLPFFPLEYGLLTGKYRRGSAAPEGSRAQLDPARAGWLAKADWDRIEALERYAEARGVEVLDVAIAGLAAQPAVSSVISGATSGDQVRRNAAALAWEPTEADLVELDEITAD; via the coding sequence GTGCTCGCGACCAAGTTCGGGATGGACATGCGCGGCGCGAACGGCGCCGACCACGGGGTGCGGGGGGCCCGGCGCTACGTACGACGCGCGGTCGAGGCGTCGCTGCGGCGGCTGAAGACCGACCGCATCGACCTGTACCAGCTGCACCGGCCCGATGACGTGACCCCGATCGAGGAGACCCTGTCGGTGCTGACCGACCTCGTGCACGAGGGCAAGATCGGCTACCTCGGGTGCTCGAACTTCGCGGGCTGGCAGGTCGCCGACGCCGACTGGACGGCGCGGTCGGGCGGGCTGGAGAGGTTCGTCTCGGTGCAGAACCGCTACTCGCTGCTCGACCGCTCGATCGAGGCGGAGGTGGTGCCCGCCTGCGAGACCTACGACCTCGGCGTACTGCCGTTCTTCCCGCTGGAGTACGGCCTGCTGACCGGCAAGTACCGCCGCGGGTCCGCGGCCCCCGAGGGCTCCCGGGCCCAGCTCGACCCGGCGCGAGCGGGGTGGCTGGCCAAGGCCGACTGGGACCGCATCGAGGCGCTCGAGCGGTACGCCGAGGCTCGCGGTGTCGAGGTCCTCGACGTGGCGATCGCCGGGCTGGCCGCGCAGCCGGCCGTCTCCTCGGTGATCTCCGGCGCCACGTCCGGTGATCAGGTGCGGCGCAACGCGGCCGCGCTGGCCTGGGAGCCGACCGAGGCGGACCTGGTCGAGCTGGACGAGATCACCGCCGACTGA